A genomic stretch from Oleomonas cavernae includes:
- a CDS encoding flagellar biosynthesis repressor FlbT → MPLKITLAPEEKIIVNGVVIANAGGPATLSVLNRAQILRGKDILAAEDAQTPATRIYYVLQCLYLFPDRAADYQAAAKGFLADYAAAAPSAAATIAEITEQLATRQIYPALKTAKKLLAHEKEIFAHVPDPAPAHL, encoded by the coding sequence GTGCCCCTGAAAATTACGCTAGCACCGGAAGAGAAGATCATCGTCAACGGCGTCGTCATCGCCAATGCCGGTGGGCCTGCGACTCTGTCGGTGCTCAATCGCGCCCAGATCCTGCGCGGCAAGGACATCCTGGCCGCGGAAGACGCCCAGACGCCGGCCACCCGTATCTATTACGTGCTTCAGTGCCTGTACCTGTTCCCCGACCGCGCCGCCGACTATCAGGCTGCCGCCAAGGGATTTCTTGCGGACTACGCCGCCGCGGCCCCCAGTGCCGCCGCCACCATCGCCGAGATCACCGAACAACTGGCGACCCGGCAGATCTATCCCGCGCTGAAGACGGCCAAGAAGCTATTGGCGCACGAGAAGGAGATTTTCGCCCATGTACCCGACCCAGCGCCGGCCCACCTATAG
- a CDS encoding flagellar basal body P-ring protein FlgI: protein MSKYFAPLLVLLTALLAPAWAQAVESRIKDIASVQGVRDNMLVGYGLVVGLDGSGDSLRNSPFTKQSLEAMLERLGVNTRDSDLKTKNVAAVMVTAELPPFGRAGSRIDVNVSALGDAKSLLGGTLLVTPLLGADGEVYAVAQGQVAVSGFKAQGAATTVTKGVPTSGRIANGAVVEREVAYAFGTEPTLRLALRNPDFTTARRIAQAVNAKLTGAARALDPSTVEIQIPPAARADIVAFVTGIEQLRVTPDTTARIVIDEASGTIVIGADVRVSTVAIAQGNLTVRITETPQVSQPAPFSDGSTVVVPRTDVQVDEGGEQRVVVMRSGVSLQDLVNGLNGLGVGPRDLISILQAIKAAGALQADIEVM from the coding sequence ATGTCGAAGTACTTCGCCCCCCTCTTGGTCCTGCTGACCGCCCTGCTCGCCCCGGCGTGGGCGCAGGCCGTCGAATCGCGGATCAAGGACATCGCCAGCGTCCAGGGCGTGCGCGACAACATGCTGGTGGGCTATGGCCTGGTCGTCGGGCTGGACGGCTCGGGCGATTCCCTGCGCAACTCCCCCTTCACCAAGCAGAGCCTGGAGGCGATGCTGGAACGGCTGGGCGTCAACACCCGCGACAGCGACCTCAAGACCAAGAATGTCGCCGCGGTCATGGTTACCGCCGAACTGCCGCCCTTCGGCCGCGCCGGCAGCCGGATCGACGTCAACGTCTCGGCGCTGGGCGATGCCAAGAGCCTGCTGGGCGGCACCCTGCTGGTCACGCCCCTCCTGGGCGCCGACGGCGAGGTCTATGCCGTCGCCCAGGGCCAGGTCGCGGTCAGCGGCTTCAAGGCGCAAGGAGCGGCCACCACCGTGACCAAGGGCGTGCCCACCTCGGGCCGCATCGCCAACGGCGCGGTGGTGGAGCGCGAGGTGGCCTATGCCTTCGGCACCGAGCCCACCCTGCGCCTGGCCCTGCGCAACCCCGATTTCACCACCGCGCGGCGCATCGCCCAGGCGGTCAATGCCAAGCTGACCGGGGCGGCCCGGGCGCTCGATCCCTCGACCGTGGAAATCCAGATCCCGCCGGCGGCACGCGCCGATATCGTCGCCTTCGTCACCGGCATCGAACAGTTGCGTGTCACCCCCGACACGACCGCCCGCATCGTCATCGACGAAGCCTCAGGCACCATCGTCATCGGCGCCGATGTCCGGGTCTCGACCGTGGCGATCGCCCAGGGCAACCTCACCGTGCGCATCACCGAAACCCCGCAGGTCTCGCAGCCCGCCCCGTTCTCGGACGGCTCGACCGTGGTGGTGCCGCGCACCGACGTCCAGGTCGACGAAGGGGGCGAGCAGCGGGTCGTGGTCATGCGCTCGGGCGTCAGCCTGCAAGACCTGGTGAACGGCCTCAACGGGCTGGGGGTGGGCCCGCGCGACCTGATCTCGATCCTGCAGGCGATCAAGGCCGCGGGCGCCCTCCAGGCCGATATCGAGGTGATGTGA
- a CDS encoding flagellin, protein MADITLTATSRSNLLSLNQTTDLANRTQTRLATGLKVSSAIDDAAAYFASKTLSDRANDFSARKDEINQGISTLKAAVNATESVDKLLKQIKGVAISAKTADDAGKADLGAQFADLLDQVNSLLGDASYQGTNLVNSTTQSLTVRFSEVTTAQLDVSSRDLRAGALFTAAANASDVGSDIAAALIGGSSFTAIATSALITTINDITSAVDSAVSTVRATASNLGSNITLLQTRADFTSNYVNSLTEGADKLRLADLNEEGANLVALQTRQQLALQALNFAGQSEQNVLSLFR, encoded by the coding sequence ATGGCCGATATCACCCTGACCGCCACCTCGCGGTCCAATCTTCTCTCGCTGAACCAGACCACCGACCTCGCCAACCGGACCCAGACCCGTCTGGCCACCGGCCTGAAGGTGTCCAGCGCCATCGACGACGCGGCGGCCTATTTCGCCTCCAAGACCCTGTCGGATCGCGCCAACGACTTCTCCGCCCGCAAGGACGAGATCAACCAGGGCATCTCGACCCTGAAGGCCGCGGTGAACGCCACCGAATCGGTCGACAAGCTGTTGAAGCAGATCAAGGGCGTCGCGATTTCGGCCAAGACCGCCGACGATGCCGGCAAGGCCGACCTGGGCGCCCAGTTCGCCGACCTGCTCGACCAGGTGAACAGCCTGCTCGGCGACGCCAGCTACCAGGGCACCAACCTCGTCAACTCGACGACCCAGTCCCTGACCGTCCGCTTCTCGGAAGTGACCACGGCGCAGCTCGACGTCAGCAGCCGTGACCTGCGCGCCGGTGCCCTGTTCACCGCTGCGGCCAATGCCTCGGACGTCGGTTCGGACATCGCCGCGGCCCTGATCGGCGGCAGCTCGTTCACCGCCATCGCGACCTCGGCGTTGATCACCACGATCAACGACATCACCTCGGCGGTCGACTCGGCGGTCTCCACGGTCCGCGCCACGGCCTCGAACCTCGGCTCGAACATCACCCTGCTGCAGACCCGCGCCGACTTCACCAGCAACTATGTGAACTCGCTGACGGAAGGCGCCGACAAGCTGCGCCTGGCCGACCTGAACGAAGAAGGCGCCAACCTGGTTGCCTTGCAGACCCGCCAGCAGCTTGCCCTGCAGGCCCTGAACTTCGCCGGCCAGAGCGAGCAGAACGTCCTGTCGCTGTTCCGCTGA
- a CDS encoding beta strand repeat-containing protein — protein sequence MTNLTITAGTTRTTRLDMNTAGVNDLTVEATAAISVSANAQAVRFTAATTDGVITNSGTIEDTAGAGRAIRIETGVGSSFTATFTNNAGGIIQSDDDAIQVQSAITSGTIGIENAGLIKSTVGQAIDFGAVNGATVTLTNTGAIQSGANDAIRTGANAEVVNSGTINGGTTAGFTASTDGVDFRAFSGSLHNLTGGDISADRHGVNAGDNDVAGTIIVINEAGAAITGRNGSGVGSDGGGGVTNYGTITGSFSNDIASDVNSAGAGGTPDGQADGDGDGVDFDFQATIINYGTIQGTGAGGHGSDGLANTSEGIAAGGGSITNHAGATISGAGIGILVDDSSQGNATFQTTIVNDGTIEGTALFGIKLVSALADTIENNGTITSGNGTAILFGSGDNTLTLGSGSSIDGQSDGGLGTNTLAYSGWTTRVIVNLASGYASGADGVANFQNVTGSGGADLLLGDAGANVLSGGGGNDRLYGDLGDTLNGDTGTDTITLYDAPADVDGGDGSDTLIVDGTITFAAGSIANVERIVVEDGALADFTLLADGLTLAARSSAGGGVEIIGTAGADRISARLGNDTLQGGAGDDLLIGGSGDDTFAYARAGFGKDTVTRFADGLDKVEISTTLAADFGALTIVDQGSRTVIDFGGGDMIVLRGVHATDVDASDFLFV from the coding sequence ATGACCAACTTGACCATTACAGCCGGGACCACGCGCACGACGCGTCTCGACATGAACACGGCCGGTGTCAACGACCTGACGGTCGAGGCGACCGCCGCCATCTCGGTTTCCGCCAACGCCCAGGCGGTGCGCTTCACCGCCGCCACGACCGACGGCGTCATCACCAACAGCGGCACGATCGAGGACACCGCCGGCGCCGGGCGCGCGATCCGCATCGAGACGGGCGTCGGCAGCAGCTTCACCGCGACCTTCACCAACAATGCCGGCGGCATCATCCAGTCCGACGACGACGCCATCCAGGTCCAGTCGGCGATCACCAGCGGCACCATCGGGATCGAGAATGCCGGCCTGATCAAGTCGACGGTGGGCCAGGCGATCGACTTCGGCGCGGTCAACGGCGCCACCGTCACCCTGACCAACACCGGCGCCATCCAATCCGGCGCGAACGATGCCATCCGGACCGGCGCCAATGCCGAGGTCGTCAATTCCGGCACCATCAACGGCGGCACCACGGCCGGCTTTACCGCCTCGACCGACGGCGTCGACTTCCGCGCCTTCAGCGGCTCGCTCCACAACCTGACCGGCGGCGACATCTCCGCCGATCGCCACGGCGTCAACGCGGGCGACAACGACGTTGCCGGCACCATCATCGTGATCAACGAGGCCGGCGCCGCCATCACCGGGCGCAATGGCTCGGGCGTCGGCTCCGACGGCGGCGGCGGTGTCACCAACTACGGCACCATCACCGGGTCGTTCAGCAACGACATCGCCTCCGACGTGAACAGCGCCGGTGCGGGCGGCACGCCCGACGGTCAGGCTGACGGCGACGGCGACGGTGTCGACTTCGACTTCCAGGCGACCATCATCAACTACGGCACGATCCAGGGCACCGGCGCCGGCGGCCATGGTTCCGACGGCCTGGCCAACACCAGCGAAGGCATCGCGGCAGGCGGCGGCAGCATCACCAACCACGCCGGCGCCACCATCAGCGGCGCCGGCATCGGCATCCTGGTCGACGACAGCTCGCAGGGGAACGCCACGTTCCAGACCACGATCGTGAACGACGGCACGATCGAGGGCACCGCCCTGTTCGGCATCAAGCTGGTCAGCGCCCTGGCCGACACGATCGAGAACAACGGCACCATCACCAGCGGCAACGGCACCGCGATCCTGTTCGGCAGCGGCGACAACACGCTGACGCTGGGCAGCGGCTCCAGCATCGACGGCCAGAGCGACGGCGGCCTGGGCACCAACACGCTGGCCTATTCGGGCTGGACGACCCGGGTCATCGTCAACCTCGCCAGCGGCTATGCCAGCGGGGCCGACGGGGTCGCGAACTTCCAGAACGTCACCGGTTCCGGCGGGGCGGACCTGCTGCTGGGCGATGCGGGCGCCAATGTCCTCTCCGGCGGCGGCGGCAACGATCGTCTCTATGGCGATCTGGGCGATACCCTCAACGGCGACACCGGCACCGACACCATCACACTCTATGATGCGCCGGCGGATGTGGACGGCGGCGACGGCAGCGATACGCTGATCGTCGACGGCACGATCACCTTCGCCGCGGGCAGCATCGCCAATGTCGAACGGATCGTGGTCGAGGACGGCGCGCTCGCCGACTTCACCCTGCTGGCCGACGGCCTGACGCTGGCGGCGCGCAGCAGCGCCGGCGGCGGCGTCGAGATCATCGGCACCGCGGGTGCCGACCGCATCTCGGCGCGGCTGGGCAACGATACCCTGCAGGGCGGCGCGGGCGACGACCTGCTGATCGGCGGCAGCGGCGACGACACCTTCGCCTACGCTCGCGCCGGCTTTGGCAAAGACACCGTCACCCGCTTTGCCGACGGCCTCGACAAGGTCGAGATCAGCACCACCCTCGCCGCCGACTTCGGCGCCCTCACCATCGTCGACCAGGGCAGCCGGACGGTGATCGACTTTGGCGGCGGCGACATGATCGTCCTGCGCGGCGTCCATGCCACCGACGTCGACGCCAGCGACTTCCTCTTCGTCTGA
- the flgG gene encoding flagellar basal-body rod protein FlgG, producing MRSLSIGATGMLAQQLNVEVISNNLANLSTTGFKRQRAEFQDLLYENLKRMGTSSSDAGTVIPSGIQLGTGVKTGSVYRIIGQGNMTMTENTYDMAVQGRGYFRVELPSGDEAYTRAGSFQLNGDGQLVTQDGYTVQPGIVIPQDATEVSISASGEVAVSVPNQVTPQVVGQLDLATFINPAGLEATGNNLFLETPASGTPTTGIPGDVGFGTLLQGFLESSNVNPVQEITNLISAQRAYELNSKVITASDEMLQTVSQLR from the coding sequence ATGCGCAGTCTTTCCATCGGCGCGACCGGCATGCTGGCCCAGCAGCTCAACGTCGAAGTCATTTCCAACAACCTGGCCAACCTCTCGACCACCGGCTTCAAGCGCCAGCGGGCCGAGTTCCAGGACCTGCTCTACGAGAACCTGAAGCGCATGGGCACCAGCTCGTCCGACGCCGGCACGGTGATCCCGTCGGGCATCCAGCTCGGCACCGGCGTCAAGACCGGCTCGGTCTACCGCATCATCGGCCAGGGCAACATGACCATGACCGAGAACACCTACGACATGGCGGTCCAGGGCCGCGGCTATTTCCGGGTCGAGCTGCCCAGCGGCGACGAGGCCTATACCCGCGCCGGCTCGTTCCAGCTCAACGGCGACGGCCAGCTCGTCACCCAGGACGGCTATACGGTGCAGCCGGGCATCGTCATCCCCCAGGATGCGACGGAAGTCTCGATCTCCGCCTCGGGCGAGGTCGCGGTCAGCGTGCCCAACCAGGTAACGCCGCAGGTGGTGGGCCAGCTCGACCTGGCGACCTTCATCAATCCGGCGGGCCTGGAGGCGACCGGCAACAACCTGTTCCTGGAGACCCCGGCCTCGGGCACGCCGACCACCGGCATCCCGGGCGACGTCGGCTTCGGCACCCTGCTCCAGGGCTTCCTCGAATCCTCGAACGTCAACCCGGTGCAGGAGATCACCAACCTGATCTCGGCCCAGCGCGCCTACGAGCTCAATTCCAAGGTCATCACGGCATCCGACGAGATGCTGCAGACCGTCAGCCAGCTACGGTGA
- a CDS encoding transposase — MPRRPRVILPGASLHLIQRGNNRSACFFAEADYRFYLDHLAEQAQRHACAIHAWCLMTNHVHLLLTPAAPENAGHLMKGLGQRYVQYVNRRYGRSGTLWEGRFRSCLLQEEAYVLACHRYIELNPVRAGITAHPGDYPWSSYRVNAQGDGSALATAHPLYRALGADQAACAKEYRALFRGRLSADLVEQIRQATNGNYALGTPRFAAEVEATLGRRATRGRAGRPKRLAESEAGSG; from the coding sequence ATGCCCCGGCGTCCCCGCGTCATCCTCCCCGGTGCCTCGCTGCACCTGATCCAGCGGGGCAATAATCGCTCGGCCTGCTTCTTCGCCGAGGCGGATTACCGCTTCTATCTCGATCATCTGGCCGAGCAGGCACAACGGCACGCCTGCGCCATTCATGCCTGGTGCTTGATGACCAATCATGTCCATCTGCTGTTGACGCCAGCGGCGCCGGAGAATGCCGGGCATCTGATGAAGGGCCTGGGCCAGCGGTATGTACAGTATGTCAATCGCCGCTATGGGCGCAGCGGGACGTTGTGGGAGGGGCGGTTCCGCTCCTGCCTCTTACAGGAAGAGGCTTATGTGTTGGCCTGCCATCGCTATATCGAACTCAATCCCGTCCGTGCGGGGATAACGGCGCATCCCGGTGACTATCCCTGGTCGAGCTACCGCGTCAACGCGCAGGGGGACGGCTCCGCCCTGGCGACGGCGCATCCGCTCTATCGCGCCTTGGGTGCCGATCAGGCTGCCTGCGCGAAGGAATATCGGGCGCTGTTCCGCGGCCGGCTGAGTGCCGATCTCGTCGAGCAGATCAGGCAGGCGACCAACGGCAACTATGCGCTCGGCACGCCACGCTTCGCCGCAGAAGTCGAAGCCACGCTGGGCCGGCGGGCCACCCGCGGCCGGGCTGGTCGGCCGAAGCGGCTGGCGGAGAGCGAGGCGGGCAGTGGATAA
- a CDS encoding flagellar assembly protein FliX, which produces MKIDGNGRIGGPSGPGAKRGTGGGGQFSVPDLDEARPAVSVGAAAPMGGVASLFALQEVDVDGERRRAARRGHDVLDRLEELRMGLLFGHVPKEKLHDLLNLVRSRQEKLSDPRLISVLADIELRAEVELAKLGF; this is translated from the coding sequence ATGAAGATTGACGGGAATGGCAGGATCGGCGGGCCCAGCGGCCCCGGCGCCAAGCGTGGCACCGGTGGCGGCGGTCAGTTTTCCGTGCCGGATCTCGATGAGGCGCGGCCCGCAGTCTCGGTCGGGGCGGCGGCGCCCATGGGCGGGGTGGCCTCGCTGTTCGCCTTGCAGGAGGTCGATGTCGACGGCGAGCGGCGGCGCGCGGCCAGGCGCGGCCATGATGTGCTGGACCGGCTGGAGGAGCTGCGCATGGGCCTGCTGTTCGGCCATGTCCCCAAAGAGAAGCTGCACGACCTGCTCAACCTGGTGCGCAGCCGGCAGGAAAAACTCTCCGATCCGCGCCTGATCTCGGTGCTGGCCGACATCGAACTGCGGGCCGAAGTGGAGCTGGCCAAACTGGGCTTTTGA
- a CDS encoding rod-binding protein: protein MSTLADPVTVAYPAYKALPAVPAKLKASAQDFEAMVLSEMMSPMFAGLKTDGPFGGGQGEEAFRGFLTQEYGKAIAARGGIGVADMLIRSLMVTQEIPHGQ, encoded by the coding sequence ATGAGCACCCTCGCCGATCCCGTCACCGTCGCCTATCCGGCCTACAAGGCCCTGCCCGCGGTCCCGGCGAAGCTCAAGGCGTCGGCCCAGGATTTCGAGGCCATGGTGCTGAGCGAGATGATGAGCCCGATGTTCGCGGGCCTGAAGACCGACGGCCCCTTCGGCGGCGGCCAGGGCGAGGAAGCCTTTCGCGGCTTCCTGACCCAGGAATACGGCAAGGCGATCGCCGCCCGCGGCGGCATCGGCGTCGCCGACATGCTGATCCGTTCCCTCATGGTGACCCAGGAGATCCCCCATGGCCAATGA
- the flgA gene encoding flagellar basal body P-ring formation chaperone FlgA has translation MIRLCFGILLWALAWGLAMPVRADEAAPMAVPTVTIPVLARDLAAGEVVTADDLVDLPVQGPVAGSVVQREQDIVGLAARKPLRAGKPVALSELRQPILVAKGSLVNIRVSMPGIELSTTAKAIEQGAMGEVVRVMNLTSNRIVQAVVTGPGEAQVPVTAAPAVPLTPEG, from the coding sequence ATGATCCGCTTGTGCTTCGGCATCCTGCTCTGGGCCCTGGCCTGGGGCCTGGCCATGCCCGTCCGCGCCGACGAGGCGGCCCCCATGGCCGTCCCAACCGTAACCATCCCCGTCCTGGCCCGCGACCTGGCCGCCGGCGAGGTGGTAACGGCCGACGACCTGGTCGACCTGCCCGTCCAGGGCCCGGTCGCCGGCAGCGTCGTGCAGCGCGAGCAGGACATCGTCGGCCTCGCCGCCCGCAAGCCCCTTCGCGCCGGCAAGCCCGTCGCGCTGAGCGAACTGCGCCAGCCGATCCTGGTCGCCAAGGGCAGCCTGGTAAACATCCGCGTCTCGATGCCGGGCATCGAGCTCTCGACCACCGCCAAGGCGATCGAACAGGGCGCCATGGGCGAGGTCGTGCGGGTCATGAACCTGACCTCCAACCGCATCGTCCAGGCCGTCGTCACCGGCCCCGGCGAGGCGCAAGTCCCCGTAACCGCCGCCCCGGCCGTCCCCCTCACGCCAGAAGGCTGA
- the dksA gene encoding RNA polymerase-binding protein DksA produces MGAELAPDYYPSEDEEFMNPRQREYFRRKLLAWREEILRESQETLQHLQEDTVAEPDMADRASAESERALELRTRDRQRKLIGKIDAALRRIEDGNYGYCEETGDPISLRRLDARPIATLSIEAQERHERRERTYRDD; encoded by the coding sequence ATGGGAGCAGAGTTGGCGCCGGACTATTATCCGAGCGAAGACGAAGAGTTCATGAACCCGCGCCAGCGTGAGTATTTCCGGCGCAAATTGTTGGCGTGGCGTGAGGAAATCCTGCGGGAGAGCCAGGAAACCCTCCAGCACCTGCAGGAAGACACGGTGGCGGAACCCGATATGGCCGATCGCGCATCGGCCGAATCGGAGCGGGCCCTGGAACTGAGAACCCGCGACCGCCAGCGCAAGCTGATCGGCAAGATCGATGCCGCGCTGCGGCGAATCGAAGATGGCAACTACGGCTATTGCGAAGAGACGGGCGACCCCATCAGCCTGCGCCGCCTCGACGCCCGCCCGATCGCCACCCTGTCGATCGAAGCGCAGGAACGGCACGAGCGGCGGGAGAGAACTTATAGAGACGACTGA
- the flgH gene encoding flagellar basal body L-ring protein FlgH, producing the protein MTKKIAARFALVALAASLGACSSLTERLDRIGRAPDLTPIANPTTAAGYTPVSLPMPNDPQGRAAGASSASLWQTGSRAFFKDNRAARVGDILTVAIDIDEQASLSNETKRKRAATEGMGLNGLLGLEGAAGQFLPEGYNPSAAVDVDSDTATNGTGSVDRSEAVKLTIAAVVTQVLPNGNLVIQGSQEVRVNYEVRELLIAGIVRPSDISAANTIKHTQIAEARISYGGRGQITDVQQPRYGQQLLDVILPF; encoded by the coding sequence ATGACCAAGAAGATCGCCGCCCGCTTCGCCCTCGTCGCCCTCGCCGCCAGCCTGGGTGCCTGCTCGAGCCTCACCGAACGCCTGGACCGCATCGGCCGGGCCCCGGACCTGACCCCGATCGCCAACCCGACCACGGCCGCCGGCTACACCCCCGTCAGCCTGCCCATGCCCAACGACCCTCAGGGCCGCGCCGCCGGCGCCTCCTCGGCCAGCCTGTGGCAGACCGGCTCGCGTGCCTTCTTCAAGGACAACCGCGCCGCCCGCGTGGGCGACATCCTGACCGTCGCGATCGATATCGACGAACAGGCCAGCCTGTCGAACGAGACCAAGCGCAAGCGCGCCGCGACCGAGGGCATGGGCCTCAACGGCCTGCTGGGCCTCGAAGGCGCGGCCGGCCAGTTCCTGCCCGAGGGCTACAACCCCAGCGCCGCGGTCGACGTCGACTCCGACACCGCGACCAACGGCACCGGCTCGGTCGACCGCTCGGAAGCGGTGAAGCTGACCATCGCCGCGGTGGTGACCCAGGTCCTGCCCAACGGCAACCTGGTCATCCAGGGCAGCCAGGAAGTGCGCGTGAACTACGAAGTGCGCGAATTGCTGATCGCCGGCATCGTGCGCCCCTCGGACATTTCCGCCGCCAACACGATCAAGCACACCCAGATCGCCGAGGCCCGCATCTCCTACGGCGGCCGCGGCCAGATCACCGATGTCCAGCAGCCCCGCTACGGCCAGCAGCTCCTCGACGTGATCCTGCCGTTCTGA
- a CDS encoding HupE/UreJ family protein — protein sequence MPLRPLARRLSLAAVACLLPTVAFAHGGHGDGGGLAQGFAHPIAGLDHILAMVTVGIFAWQMGGRALWLVPASFVGIMAVGGALGVAGVEVPLVELGIALSVIVLGAVVAAGVEAPPALAMGLVGFFAVFHGHAHGAEMPQDASAFGYGAGFMAATALLHLGGIGLGFAVGKAGEKYGALVVRAAGGLIALGGLGLLGGAL from the coding sequence ATGCCGCTTCGCCCGTTGGCCCGTCGCCTATCGCTCGCCGCTGTTGCCTGCCTGCTGCCCACGGTCGCTTTCGCCCATGGCGGGCATGGCGATGGCGGCGGCCTGGCCCAGGGCTTCGCCCATCCGATCGCCGGCCTCGACCACATCCTGGCCATGGTAACCGTCGGCATCTTCGCCTGGCAGATGGGCGGCCGCGCCCTGTGGCTGGTGCCGGCCAGCTTCGTCGGGATCATGGCGGTGGGCGGGGCGCTGGGCGTCGCGGGCGTCGAGGTGCCCCTTGTCGAACTGGGCATCGCCCTGTCGGTCATCGTGCTGGGCGCGGTCGTCGCGGCGGGCGTCGAGGCGCCGCCGGCCCTGGCCATGGGCCTCGTCGGCTTCTTCGCGGTCTTCCACGGCCATGCCCATGGCGCGGAGATGCCGCAAGACGCTTCGGCGTTCGGCTATGGTGCCGGCTTCATGGCCGCCACCGCCCTGCTGCACCTGGGCGGCATCGGGCTGGGCTTTGCCGTCGGCAAGGCCGGCGAGAAATACGGCGCGCTGGTCGTCCGCGCTGCCGGCGGCCTCATCGCCCTGGGTGGCCTGGGCCTGCTGGGCGGCGCGCTCTGA
- a CDS encoding LysR family transcriptional regulator, translated as MNFDIKAAVHFVAVAEEASFTRAAAKLGLAQPWLSQRIRLLEAQLGFALFTRTTRRIELTEKGHAFLAAARPLAQAAAALAQAARALGHADPARLRIGAPPYSARIPVRTKLVSDFMARHGDVSLELEIGWTPLLLERVLSGALDGAFGIGWLQPEGLRQVPICTLAVEFLLAADDPLAGTGPLPAAALAGRRVAVFTRGLYPQLFDVAFKPLAQAGAQLVQIVEFHEEPEADQRETPPLIVTDFGLGRSSLAKSVKRTRRPLQDSPPVPFSFFTRAEGATAPAERFWRLAQQYAQT; from the coding sequence GTGAACTTCGACATCAAGGCGGCGGTGCATTTCGTGGCGGTGGCCGAGGAGGCCTCGTTCACCCGGGCCGCGGCCAAGCTGGGGCTGGCCCAGCCCTGGCTGTCGCAGCGGATCAGGCTGCTCGAGGCGCAACTGGGCTTTGCCCTGTTCACCCGTACCACAAGGCGCATCGAGCTGACCGAGAAAGGCCATGCCTTTCTGGCGGCCGCGCGCCCGCTGGCCCAGGCCGCCGCGGCCCTGGCCCAGGCCGCGCGCGCCTTGGGCCACGCGGATCCGGCACGCCTGCGCATCGGCGCGCCGCCCTACAGCGCCCGCATCCCGGTCCGCACGAAACTGGTCTCGGACTTCATGGCCCGGCACGGCGATGTCAGCCTGGAGTTGGAGATCGGCTGGACGCCCCTGCTGCTCGAGCGGGTGCTGAGCGGGGCGCTGGACGGCGCCTTCGGCATCGGCTGGCTGCAGCCCGAGGGGTTGCGGCAGGTGCCGATCTGTACCCTGGCGGTCGAATTCCTGCTGGCTGCGGACGATCCGCTGGCCGGGACCGGGCCGCTGCCGGCCGCGGCCCTGGCCGGGCGGCGGGTGGCGGTGTTCACCCGCGGCCTCTATCCCCAATTGTTCGACGTGGCCTTCAAGCCGCTGGCCCAGGCGGGCGCGCAACTGGTCCAGATCGTGGAATTCCACGAGGAGCCCGAGGCGGACCAGCGCGAGACGCCGCCCCTGATCGTCACCGATTTCGGCCTTGGCCGCTCGAGCCTGGCGAAATCGGTCAAGCGCACCCGTCGTCCGTTGCAGGATTCGCCGCCCGTGCCGTTCAGTTTCTTCACCAGGGCCGAGGGCGCCACCGCCCCGGCAGAGCGGTTCTGGCGCCTGGCCCAGCAATACGCCCAAACCTAG